A window of Megalops cyprinoides isolate fMegCyp1 chromosome 13, fMegCyp1.pri, whole genome shotgun sequence genomic DNA:
GATCAGCTGGCACTCTGTCTGGTGGGGGTGTGGTGCATCGCAACAAAGACCTTACGAGACAGACATGCAACTGCAGAACTCTCACCAACCCcctctttacttcttttttcctcctcttgaTACATTTTAGACATCTTTAACCGCTATTTTTACGATGCAAGAAGATTAAATTGTACACACTTTTTCGATCGATACTGGCGGATTCAGTCAAGAATTCTAAAGTCGCCGTTTTTCGTCAGGGGCAACATTTCTAGTAAGCTAGCTAGTTCCGAGAAGTTTTCACATCTCTGCGTAGTTTCCTGTTAGTTTTATGCGCTCTAGTGGATTCGTTCGTTGTATCCGGTAATAGCATGCGCTAATTTCGCACCAGCGCTCGGGATCGCACTTTGTGCTTGTTTAAGAGAGGTTAGGCGCAAACGCGAGTCTATAGATTTTGCACTGCGTTTCTCTGGAAGCTGGCTGCGGGGCCATAAATCCAGCGGAAAGCTGGGATGATTCGTGAGGTGTAGGGGAATCGCAAGGGGAAAACTGCGAGAGAATCGACCGAGGCTTGTGGGCGTTACAGTACTTGCAACTCGCCAGTGATGTTATCTCCCTGGTTAAAAAAAGCCATAATAAAACATTGCGCAAAATCAAACTATGTAGAATTAGAGAAACATCCCCATCTAAATTTCATTCGTTTAAAAGCAAACGGTGCGTACCATGTCTTTGTTCCACTACTATCAGAAACCAAGGTATGTAAGCTACTGTATGTGGGTGGAGCTCCGAGTATCAAAACGTACATGCGTACAGCGGTGTTTTCTTTGATTTAATCGCGTCTTTCTGTCACCCACAGTAATAATCCAAACATGTATTCCAATCATTTTTACCCTCGAAAATCAATTTCAAATGCACTTTATGCACTGGAACAGCAAACACTTGCTCGAAACGGAACTGACCTGTATGTGTCCGTAAGTGGGCTTTGAGATGGGACGATTTGCCATAAACTTTTTCACAACCTGAATAGTGgcatttgtgctttttctgGGGAGATTCGTGTTCGATTCGACCTCTCATTCGTTTGCCTCTTTGTTTGTAACCGGGGTCGCTGTTGATGGCGGTAGGTGTGGCAGCATTTCCGTCGTCTCTTGGGGGGCTTTGCTGTCTGTTCTCCTCCTTTATCTTTGCCTGGTCGGCAAGACCGGTGGGGGTCTGCTGGTTGAAATCTGCTAAAATCCTCGCCACCACAAAAAGAGACGAATTGTCTTTCACCGTTTCTTCATTCCTCGGGACAGACGCGGTTTCTGGTTTGGTCTCCCTGTTCCCTTTATGACCGTGGACAATGGCACGACTGGACATTGACACAAGGCACTCGGCTGCAAAGTGATCCATTTCGTTTAGGAGAAAAAGCCCCCAACGTTTCTTTGTGACATTCAAAAAGTAACTGCTTTTGAAAACGGTCTGCGCTCGGT
This region includes:
- the LOC118787641 gene encoding Krueppel-like factor 13 encodes the protein MDHFAAECLVSMSSRAIVHGHKGNRETKPETASVPRNEETVKDNSSLFVVARILADFNQQTPTGLADQAKIKEENRQQSPPRDDGNAATPTAINSDPGYKQRGKRMRGRIEHESPQKKHKCHYSGCEKVYGKSSHLKAHLRTHTGERPFPCTWPDCSKKFARSDELARHYRTHTGEKKFGCPLCDKRFMRSDHLTKHARRHSDFQPGMLKRAHGAGARTGSLSDYSRSDASSPALSPASSP